The proteins below are encoded in one region of Deltaproteobacteria bacterium:
- a CDS encoding peptidylprolyl isomerase — translation MSQARRGSRVKIFYTGKLKDGRVFETNVGNAPLAFTVGKGKVIRGFENAVMGMKAGETKTVTIKPVDAYGAKDQTLVWHVPQSEFPDGMIIGIDNDVAFTRADGVEIDGRITDMEGDLVTIDGNHPLAGRNLTFEITLIDIG, via the coding sequence ATGTCACAGGCGAGGAGAGGCAGTCGGGTAAAAATTTTCTACACGGGAAAACTGAAGGACGGCCGTGTCTTTGAAACAAACGTCGGCAATGCGCCGCTGGCATTCACGGTTGGGAAAGGCAAGGTCATCCGGGGCTTTGAAAACGCCGTTATGGGAATGAAGGCGGGTGAAACCAAAACGGTCACGATCAAGCCGGTTGACGCCTATGGAGCAAAGGATCAGACCCTGGTATGGCATGTCCCCCAATCGGAATTTCCCGACGGAATGATAATCGGCATCGATAACGATGTGGCCTTCACCCGTGCCGACGGTGTCGAAATAGACGGTCGTATTACAGACATGGAGGGGGATCTCGTCACGATTGACGGGAACCACCCTCTGGCTGGACGCAATCTGACCTTTGAAATCACGCTCATCGATATCGGATGA
- a CDS encoding catalase, with translation MKKTKKLTTRAGAPVVDNQNVLTAGPRGPQLLQDVWFLEKLAHFDRELIPERRMHAKGSGAYGTFTVTHNITKYTRASIFSKIGKKTDLFVRFSTVAGERGAADAERDIRGFAVKFYTDEGNWDLVGNNTPVFFLRDPLKFPDLNHAVKRDPRTNLRSALNNWDFWSSLPEALHQVTVVMSDRGIPATYRHMHGFGSHTYSFINAKNQRFWVKFHIKTQQGIKNLTDQEAEAAIGKCRETHQRDLYESIEGGDFPRWTFYVQIMPEKDAATCPYHPFDLTKVWYHKDYPLIEVGVLELNRNPENYFAEVEQSAFTPAHVVPGIGFSPDKMLQGRLFSYGDAQRYRLGVNHHQIPVNAPRCPYHSFHRDGAMRVDGNYGSTLGYEPISFGEWQERPDFREPPLALQGAVDHWNFREDDDDYYTQPGKLFLLMNPAQQKALFENTARAMADAPEAVKLRHIGNCMKAEPAYGIGVAEALAIPQSKIRK, from the coding sequence ATGAAGAAAACAAAAAAATTGACCACCAGGGCCGGGGCGCCCGTGGTAGACAATCAGAACGTACTCACTGCCGGGCCGAGGGGGCCGCAGTTGCTTCAGGATGTCTGGTTCCTGGAGAAACTGGCCCACTTCGACCGTGAACTCATTCCCGAGCGGCGCATGCACGCCAAAGGGTCGGGCGCCTATGGGACTTTTACGGTAACGCACAACATAACCAAGTACACCCGGGCCAGCATTTTTTCCAAAATCGGTAAGAAAACCGATCTTTTCGTGCGTTTTTCCACGGTGGCGGGTGAACGTGGTGCCGCCGACGCGGAACGGGATATCCGAGGCTTTGCCGTCAAGTTTTACACGGACGAGGGGAATTGGGATCTGGTGGGGAACAATACGCCGGTTTTCTTTTTACGCGATCCGCTGAAGTTTCCTGATCTTAACCACGCCGTCAAGCGAGACCCCCGCACAAACCTGCGAAGCGCCCTGAACAACTGGGATTTCTGGAGTTCCCTGCCGGAAGCGCTGCACCAGGTAACCGTCGTCATGAGTGATCGGGGCATTCCCGCCACCTATCGTCACATGCACGGCTTCGGCAGCCATACCTACAGTTTCATCAATGCCAAGAACCAGCGTTTCTGGGTCAAATTCCATATTAAAACACAGCAGGGCATCAAAAACCTGACCGATCAGGAGGCGGAAGCGGCCATCGGCAAGTGTCGGGAAACCCACCAGCGCGATCTGTATGAAAGCATCGAAGGGGGGGATTTTCCCCGCTGGACGTTCTATGTTCAAATCATGCCGGAAAAGGACGCCGCGACGTGTCCCTATCATCCCTTCGATCTGACGAAGGTCTGGTATCATAAGGATTACCCCCTGATCGAGGTCGGCGTTCTGGAGTTGAACCGCAACCCGGAAAACTACTTCGCCGAGGTGGAGCAATCGGCCTTCACCCCGGCCCATGTCGTTCCCGGCATCGGGTTCTCGCCGGACAAGATGCTGCAGGGGCGGCTCTTTTCCTATGGCGATGCACAGCGCTACCGTCTGGGCGTCAACCATCACCAGATTCCGGTCAACGCCCCCCGCTGCCCCTATCACAGTTTCCATCGAGACGGCGCCATGCGGGTTGACGGAAATTACGGCAGCACTTTGGGTTATGAGCCCATCAGCTTTGGCGAATGGCAGGAACGGCCGGACTTCAGAGAGCCGCCGCTTGCTTTGCAAGGGGCTGTGGATCACTGGAATTTCCGGGAGGATGACGATGATTATTACACCCAGCCCGGAAAGCTCTTTCTCCTTATGAATCCGGCGCAGCAGAAGGCGCTTTTCGAGAATACGGCCCGTGCTATGGCCGATGCCCCGGAGGCGGTCAAGCTCAGGCACATCGGCAATTGCATGAAAGCGGAACCGGCTTACGGTATCGGCGTGGCTGAAGCGCTGGCTATCCCACAGAGCAAGATAAGAAAGTGA
- the hydF gene encoding [FeFe] hydrogenase H-cluster maturation GTPase HydF has translation MDKTPKANRLHVAIFGRTNVGKSSLLNYILGQDIAITSPKPGTTTDIVEKAAELPPLGPVLFLDTAGLDDTSPLGPLRIQKTESVFHRADIILLVTEAGQWSHDEEAVLQEARQKKIPVIVVINKIDLTVPARSFLEKLKKSTGWVVPLSTQNETGRDGAIGLLTKYLAEAAPDNSTVSPSLLDGLLPRGGLALLITPIDLEAPKGRLILPEVQTIRNTLDHDAAALVVKENRLAAMLSNLNRLPDLVVCDSQVIRRVTSEVPHQVPCTTFSILFARQKGDLAAAAEGAAAIENLRPEDRFLIAEACSHHPLQDDIGRVKIPRWLREYVGGDLTIDVSAGRDYPRDLTKYRLVIHCGGCMLNRREMLERIRKAREANVPITNYGMAISLTQGVIRRVLSPFPMVLQAFDQKRAILAPDNRDRPSESALS, from the coding sequence ATGGATAAAACCCCCAAAGCCAATCGACTTCATGTAGCCATTTTCGGGCGGACAAATGTCGGTAAATCGAGCCTTCTGAATTACATTCTCGGGCAGGATATCGCCATCACGTCCCCCAAACCGGGCACAACGACCGATATTGTCGAAAAGGCGGCGGAACTGCCTCCCCTCGGTCCGGTCCTGTTTCTCGACACAGCCGGTCTCGACGATACTTCGCCCCTGGGACCATTGCGGATCCAAAAAACCGAGTCCGTTTTTCATCGTGCCGATATTATTCTTCTCGTCACGGAAGCGGGCCAATGGTCCCATGATGAGGAAGCGGTTCTACAGGAAGCACGGCAAAAAAAAATCCCCGTTATCGTCGTTATAAACAAGATAGACCTGACCGTCCCCGCCCGGTCGTTTCTGGAAAAACTGAAAAAATCGACAGGATGGGTGGTTCCTCTGTCCACCCAAAACGAGACCGGAAGAGACGGGGCCATTGGCCTGCTCACAAAATACCTGGCCGAAGCCGCTCCAGACAATTCGACGGTCAGCCCGTCCCTGCTGGACGGCCTCCTGCCACGGGGAGGCCTGGCCCTACTGATCACCCCCATCGATCTGGAAGCGCCAAAGGGGCGTCTTATTCTCCCGGAAGTTCAGACTATCCGGAACACATTGGACCATGACGCGGCCGCACTGGTGGTAAAGGAAAATCGACTGGCAGCCATGTTGAGTAACCTGAATCGGCTGCCCGATCTGGTTGTTTGCGATTCCCAGGTTATACGACGGGTGACGTCAGAGGTACCCCATCAGGTACCCTGCACAACCTTCTCTATCCTCTTCGCCCGGCAAAAGGGCGATCTCGCCGCGGCGGCCGAAGGCGCCGCCGCTATTGAGAACCTGCGTCCGGAAGACCGGTTTTTGATCGCCGAAGCCTGTTCCCATCATCCGCTTCAGGACGACATCGGTCGTGTGAAAATTCCCCGCTGGCTCAGGGAATACGTTGGAGGCGATCTGACAATCGATGTTTCTGCCGGACGTGATTATCCGAGGGATCTGACAAAATACCGGCTGGTGATCCATTGTGGGGGTTGCATGCTGAACCGACGGGAAATGCTCGAGCGTATCAGGAAAGCCAGGGAAGCCAACGTTCCCATCACCAACTATGGCATGGCCATATCCCTCACCCAGGGGGTAATCCGCCGTGTTCTGTCTCCTTTCCCCATGGTTTTGCAGGCATTTGACCAAAAGAGAGCGATACTGGCTCCCGACAACCGAGACAGGCCTTCGGAATCAGCCTTGTCTTGA
- the hydG gene encoding [FeFe] hydrogenase H-cluster radical SAM maturase HydG translates to MAKTEKGRGFFIQETEINDILAKKISGDATMVREVLHKSKELQGLSMEDVATLVAVSDPELLGELFSTARYVEETIYGQRLVIFAPLYISNFCKNECTYCAFRAKNPLVQRRALTQEEIAREIKILVEQGHKRVLLVAGESYPDEGFAYLLHAIDTIYGIKSKKGEIRRINVNIAPLTLQEFRDLRDTKIGTYQLFQETYHGETYKKVHLGGKKRDYDWRITAMDRAMEAGINDVGIGVLFGLFDWRFEILAMMQHIRHLEEQFGVGPHTISVPRLEPAMGSDMAAQPPYPVSDLDFRKIVAILRLAIPYTGIIMSTRETPNIRRETFALGVSQISAGSRTNPGGYFKDVEEPVGEQFSLGDHRPLGEVIRDVAALGYIPSFCTACYRLGRTGADFMDLAKPGEIKEHCDPNALSTFMEYLLDYATPNTRREGENLIEHVLSQMTGKQRSVSGKMLERIRSGKRDVFC, encoded by the coding sequence ATGGCAAAAACAGAAAAAGGCAGAGGATTTTTTATTCAGGAAACGGAAATCAACGATATTTTGGCCAAAAAAATCTCCGGTGACGCCACAATGGTTCGGGAGGTGCTGCACAAATCAAAAGAGCTCCAGGGACTGTCGATGGAAGATGTCGCCACCCTGGTCGCCGTGAGTGACCCGGAACTGCTGGGAGAACTGTTCTCAACGGCAAGGTACGTCGAGGAAACCATTTACGGCCAGCGCCTGGTTATCTTCGCGCCGCTGTACATATCGAACTTCTGTAAGAACGAATGCACCTACTGCGCATTTCGGGCGAAAAACCCCCTGGTGCAGAGACGCGCCTTAACACAGGAAGAAATCGCCCGGGAAATCAAGATCCTGGTTGAACAGGGACACAAGCGCGTCCTCCTGGTGGCCGGAGAATCCTACCCGGATGAGGGCTTCGCCTATTTGCTGCATGCCATCGATACGATTTACGGCATCAAAAGCAAGAAGGGTGAAATCAGACGGATCAACGTCAATATCGCCCCCCTGACACTGCAGGAATTCAGGGATTTGAGGGATACCAAGATCGGCACCTACCAGTTGTTTCAGGAAACTTACCATGGAGAGACCTACAAAAAGGTCCACCTTGGCGGGAAAAAACGGGATTATGACTGGCGCATCACGGCCATGGACCGGGCGATGGAGGCCGGAATCAACGATGTCGGGATCGGGGTTCTGTTCGGCCTGTTCGACTGGCGCTTTGAGATCCTCGCCATGATGCAACATATCCGTCATCTGGAAGAGCAATTCGGAGTCGGCCCGCACACGATCAGCGTTCCCAGACTGGAGCCTGCGATGGGTTCCGATATGGCGGCCCAACCGCCCTACCCCGTCTCGGACCTCGATTTCCGTAAGATTGTCGCTATTTTACGTCTAGCGATACCCTATACGGGAATCATCATGTCAACAAGGGAGACGCCGAATATCCGGCGCGAAACCTTTGCCCTGGGGGTTTCGCAAATCTCAGCGGGCAGCCGTACGAATCCGGGTGGGTATTTCAAGGATGTGGAAGAACCCGTGGGCGAGCAATTTTCCCTCGGCGATCATCGTCCTCTGGGCGAAGTTATCCGGGATGTGGCGGCCTTGGGTTATATTCCCTCTTTTTGTACGGCCTGTTATCGCCTGGGCAGAACGGGCGCCGACTTCATGGATCTGGCCAAACCCGGTGAAATCAAGGAACATTGCGATCCCAACGCCCTGTCCACTTTTATGGAATATCTGCTGGACTATGCCACCCCGAACACCCGCCGGGAAGGAGAGAATCTCATTGAACATGTGTTATCTCAGATGACCGGCAAACAACGGAGCGTATCCGGGAAGATGCTGGAACGGATACGATCCGGGAAGCGGGATGTTTTCTGCTAA
- a CDS encoding transcriptional repressor, with amino-acid sequence MESMAHRRRCFEIACRKAGLKLTPQRLGIYRELLTARDHPTAEALHRRLRTTLPTLSLDTVYRTLATLTHHGLISRLETKESLARFEAVVEPHHHLICCQCGKIVDFQWPAMEEISLPDEIRTWGRVDQKSVVLHGICQACLSESI; translated from the coding sequence ATGGAATCCATGGCCCACAGACGGAGGTGTTTTGAAATTGCCTGCAGAAAAGCCGGCTTGAAGCTGACTCCGCAACGTTTGGGAATCTATCGTGAATTACTCACGGCGCGAGACCATCCAACGGCGGAGGCCTTACATCGGCGGCTGCGCACGACATTGCCGACCCTTTCTCTCGATACCGTTTATCGGACGCTGGCCACCCTGACCCACCATGGCCTGATCAGTCGTCTCGAAACGAAGGAAAGCCTGGCTCGCTTCGAGGCGGTCGTGGAACCTCATCATCACCTGATTTGCTGCCAATGCGGTAAAATTGTGGATTTTCAATGGCCAGCCATGGAAGAGATTTCCCTTCCCGATGAAATCAGAACATGGGGAAGAGTCGATCAAAAGAGCGTCGTTCTTCACGGCATCTGCCAAGCCTGCCTTTCCGAATCCATTTAG